Part of the Clupea harengus unplaced genomic scaffold, Ch_v2.0.2, whole genome shotgun sequence genome is shown below.
CAAGGTACTCTGATCATCTCCTAGCTATAACATAatttgtggatgtctgtgtatttacatTGTACAATATTAAAATACAATGTTCATGTCATTGATGTAATCATGTGAATGTAATTATTAAAAAGACTTTCATTCATTCTGGTTAATATTTGCTCCTTTATTGGTGGCCTTACACCACCATTCCTATATTTGCTACTGAAACACAGGATAGTGCACTTGCTTTACAACTTTTGCAGGTGTAGTGTTGAACACTGCCATGGGTCTCTTTTTATTGTCTATAAAAATATTTCaatgatatttaaatgtaaaatctttGTGATTTTTGATTTAAATAAAGATACAAACTGTCACTGTTGCTGATTCTCACACTTATGTgaaaccatggcaacccatGCTGAAACcaaagagcccccccccccccccccccccccctatgtaTTTCAGCCATATGAATAAATCAACCTTAAAATTaaataagtaaatgaatcaTAGCTAAATCTATGAATTCAGCTTCTGCttcagagcacacacatacagaaatacatggaCATAAAAACATTGCATCATAACTAACCGGATTGCAGGGCTATATATAGTTTTTCTATAATAGCCTTATGAGGTGTAATCTAATATCCCTATGACACAGACCAGGGCTGTCTCTGAGGTTTCCTCCGAGTCCTGTCTGCCCTGCCCTTCTTCCTGATCCGTGTCAGCAATATAAGCCCTCAGTGACGTGGTTACATCACCGAAGCACATATTTCACAAGTGTTTTTTAATCAATTGATTAGTTCATCACTCCTGTTCAGTGTTACAGTCTAAATTCAGATGGTTTCTTGAGTACATTTTCCTCCTATGTATGCCCTCTGAAGCGATCATCTAGGTCTTTAAATGATGCAGGTTTTTACAGTTTAGGTATGTTTTCGTACGTAACTAGTTTGTATAACATACATACAGCCATTCATTCAAccattcattttgatggcatatggtcatgtgaaggacagatgaacacatcGGTTATTTCCACAAGCCACCCAGGCTACTCACTATGCAGTTTTGTTATCCAAGTCTACAACCGTGTGAAAATTCGCTTTTTTCATCAGGATGTACCCAAATATACCACCAGTTAGATTATCATCACTGCCAACTGTGCGGTTGTTTGTGTCTACAACACAAGTGTGTTGGCTTTGAGCTTGagagcttgctagttttagatgGAAACTCCTTAATATtgtacttggtgtgtgtgttgtgtgtgagagagagagagctcaaccTACTTCTTGTAGAAATAGCCCAGAATTATTCCCGTTCCAAGCATTATGATGATGAGCATCATGATACCACCAAGAACATATCCTTTGGAGTACAACAGACAAATATGAGTCAAAACATCATTACACATCTCTGTCAGCTGATCCTTCAGCAAGGACTCAAAGCTGCTGGCTGGCTTCCCAGTTGCTGATTCTTACTAGGAACACTGCTTCAGTTGATATTCAATAATGTCATCGTTTTCTCGATTGTCTAGAAGAATCTGTAGCTGTGTTCATGAACCATCCTAGATGGGAGGTGAAATTCAATTTTCAACATTAGACACTGAGCCCATTACAGCTGTGGTTTAAAAATAACCAAAGGGGAAAACGCattctgtgctgctgtgtgacTGCAGATTGCACCCCCTCCTCCTTGTGTGAAATGAGCCAAAACATGGCCAAGGTTACCTAGAGCACCCAGGTCCGCTTTCTTCTTGGGTCCGACGCGAACCCTTCGGCTGATGCCTGTGTCGGGTTTCGTCGCaacgctctctctctgggcagGGCGGGCATCCGACTGATCAGGTGGCCCCCCGCCAGGGGATGGAGCTGGGTCCACATTCACCTCTGCTGTAGGAGTGGCAGCCTGGTCTGCAAaatatcacacatgcacactatatAGAGATGCAGAGAATAATTTTCCATGAATGTCAACAATAAATACTTTTGCAATTGTTTTCTTTATTATGTGCATtcatataatttttttattttattatttgtgctattcttttttttattaattgtgCTATTTTTCTACAATTTTCTGTGCTGATAGAACAGTACCATACCTTGACATAAGTTAATGTCACAGTCTTGTTTCTGAATGGTATCACCACCAGCCAACACATAGCACCAAGGTCTTGCTGAGGCATCTGGATTTCGGCAGAAACTATGGTCCCACAGCTCTGCAGGTCAAAACAACAAACTCAGGACTACCACAGAAACGTGCTTCACATCACAGCTAAAACCACCCCTTCTATAAACAGACCACTCACAAAATCAAGCAGGGcacagtttgcgtgtgtgtgtacctgagcgtgtgtgcacttgtttgtttttctgtgcatgcTGTTTGCCGGTCTCTCTGAGCCAACCCCTCCTGGATACAAAGTGATGTGACCCCCTGACATGAACTACCTTGTTTGCAGGCACCCCTTTCACTATTGCATGGCAACAGCTCACAGGGAAGTAGccctagggtgtgtgtggtgttgacaTAAGGCAGTGTACAGTGAAGCAAGCAGGCCCCTTAGCACTTCACATCTCACTGGTACATTCTCAAGTGTGCGTCTATGTCACATACTTCTGCTGCGCATTCTGAACTTGACTAAGAGGGACATTATACAAGCTATTCTATAGAATGGGCTATAGAAGACACTTTAATTGatcagtttttaaaaaaaaagaaaaaacacacacacttactaacaaaatgacagaaaatgtcCTCATAAAgttttcattcatttctcaTAATTTTATTAGTCAAGATAATTAGGTCTAAATTAATACTATAAATAACAAATGAGTAAATTGTCTGTTTCCTTCAATAACACCTCCACCAATAACTACTTTTGACCTATTTACAGAGCGTTTTGGAATGTTGCAACTCAAGCTTAACAACAGTTGTTGAAATGATTGTCAAAAACATGTCACTGACGTCAGAAAATGCATAAAGGGGtgctttaaatgtttaaatcaaCACGGAAAGACATGACTTTCTGAGCTGCATGCATTTCTTGTGCTGGATTGTTTTGATTAGAAAATAAATCTGTTAATCGGGACCCACTGCAGATCAGCTTTGGGGACTAAAGCCCATTTTCGTGATGCAGCAGAGCTGATTAAGAGTCAGTTTGATAAATAATTAATGAGGCGATGATATGGACAAAGAGAGTGCTGATCTCAGTCAGACCCTCTCATGTTGTAGCCTATACATAAAGAGCCTACGTACGCTGTCACTGAGGTTTCTGCTTCTTCGGCAATTAGCTTACTGTCAAATGTAAGTTTAGTGCCCAACC
Proteins encoded:
- the pik3ip1 gene encoding phosphoinositide-3-kinase-interacting protein 1, yielding MFFHGYVLLAVVFVTTASVIPDCIRVHGGQYDGERTIGSNGEKCLNWLNVTRGYNAADYTNNNTELWDHSFCRNPDASARPWCYVLAGGDTIQKQDCDINLCQDQAATPTAEVNVDPAPSPGGGPPDQSDARPAQRESVATKPDTGISRRVRVGPKKKADLGALGYVLGGIMMLIIIMLGTGIILGYFYKK